The Methylobacterium currus genome contains a region encoding:
- a CDS encoding OprO/OprP family phosphate-selective porin yields MSHRTCTPSRSSWPLAALLLASVSLPAAAIEGPPGPFGERLTIDEKGITLKFPDDAATLRIGGRLQLDFGTGRVQQRGFGTVFDTPIAVRRSWIESYLTLGKELELAFQYDFADPSRPIQDAVVAYKGFKDVIVAIGNMKEPFSLNQLISDNNTLFTERSLADAFAPARNVGLAIGTHGENWTAVTSVFGGNINNAAIGDQGIASTTRVTYAPYLSKDGYDVLHVGLAGSYRSLPNDGSALTLSNRSEAFLFARQFVNTGSIRDAASIGRVGLEAAWQTGPFRLQAEYILTEIGRFGGAPSLSFQGGYVQAGLLLNGKGRRYVIAPNYATEYAVFGGVQVEEAQRVSRGGTGVFELGLRYSAIDLEDRSIRGGIEQDFTAGINWYPDRNIRFVFDYVRSHTSPSPASLNFNRRTIDADAFIGRAQLYW; encoded by the coding sequence ATGTCGCACCGCACCTGCACGCCTTCGCGCTCATCCTGGCCGCTCGCCGCCCTCCTGCTCGCATCCGTCAGCCTGCCCGCCGCCGCGATCGAGGGGCCGCCGGGCCCCTTCGGCGAACGCCTGACCATCGACGAGAAGGGCATCACCCTGAAGTTTCCCGACGATGCCGCGACCCTGCGGATCGGCGGGCGCCTGCAGCTCGATTTCGGCACCGGGCGGGTGCAGCAGCGCGGCTTCGGCACGGTGTTCGATACGCCGATCGCCGTGCGCCGCTCCTGGATCGAGAGCTACCTGACGCTGGGCAAGGAACTCGAACTCGCCTTCCAGTACGATTTCGCCGATCCGAGCCGGCCCATCCAGGACGCGGTCGTCGCCTACAAGGGCTTCAAGGACGTCATCGTCGCCATCGGCAACATGAAGGAGCCGTTCAGCCTCAACCAGCTGATCTCGGACAACAACACCCTGTTCACCGAGCGCTCGCTCGCCGACGCCTTCGCGCCGGCGCGCAATGTCGGCCTCGCCATCGGCACCCACGGCGAAAACTGGACCGCGGTGACGAGCGTGTTCGGCGGCAACATCAACAACGCCGCCATCGGCGACCAGGGCATCGCCTCGACCACCCGGGTCACCTACGCACCCTACCTGAGCAAGGACGGGTACGACGTCCTGCATGTCGGGCTCGCCGGCAGCTACCGCTCGCTGCCGAACGACGGCAGCGCGCTCACCCTGTCGAACCGCTCCGAGGCGTTCCTGTTCGCGCGGCAATTCGTCAATACCGGCAGCATCCGCGACGCGGCGAGCATCGGCCGCGTCGGCCTGGAGGCGGCCTGGCAGACCGGGCCGTTCCGGCTCCAGGCGGAGTACATCCTGACCGAGATCGGCCGCTTCGGCGGCGCGCCGTCCTTGAGCTTCCAGGGCGGCTACGTCCAGGCCGGCCTCCTCCTCAACGGCAAGGGCCGGCGCTACGTGATCGCGCCGAACTACGCCACCGAATACGCGGTGTTCGGCGGGGTGCAGGTCGAGGAGGCGCAGCGGGTCAGCCGCGGCGGCACCGGCGTGTTCGAACTGGGCCTGCGCTACAGCGCCATCGATCTCGAGGACCGCAGCATCCGCGGCGGCATCGAGCAGGACTTCACCGCCGGCATCAACTGGTACCCGGACCGCAACATCCGCTTCGTGTTCGACTACGTCCGCTCCCACACCTCGCCCTCGCCGGCGAGCCTGAACTTCAACCGCCGGACGATCGACGCGGATGCGTTCATCGGGCGGGCGCAGCTCTACTGGTAG
- a CDS encoding YncE family protein: MPPAIDRRTCLSGLAAFALTTHVAKAQSGQAQNSQARTAQAGRSDTLLVMEKGDHALSFYELASGRRTGRVELPGEYPHEFAVDRAGARAYVALYGAKSSTTPGPGGDAVYVVDLAARSLARTIACAPFRRLHGLRLDARDRLFVLSEDRDVLLGFDAPERAERPDRAMGTGGIKGHLFSLSRDGETAYVANILSNTVSRVRPFAPAESPRIAATGLWPEGNALSPDEATLYVANRRSATLTALATEAMTVTRTIPTRGDVVRVDCGPEGDLILANYGEKSLSLLDPALKETATVPLGAAPVALVRHPSSPLAFAALEDDRIAVVDLDGRRVQGTLATGREPDVMVLLPG, encoded by the coding sequence ATGCCCCCCGCCATCGACCGCCGCACCTGCCTGTCCGGCCTCGCCGCCTTCGCGCTGACGACGCATGTCGCCAAGGCCCAGTCCGGTCAAGCCCAGAACAGCCAAGCCCGGACCGCTCAAGCCGGCCGCTCCGACACCCTCCTGGTGATGGAGAAGGGCGACCACGCACTGAGCTTCTACGAACTCGCCAGCGGCCGGCGCACCGGCCGGGTCGAGCTGCCGGGAGAGTACCCGCACGAATTCGCCGTCGACCGGGCCGGGGCCCGCGCCTACGTCGCCCTCTACGGCGCCAAGTCCTCGACCACGCCGGGTCCGGGAGGCGATGCGGTCTACGTCGTCGATCTGGCCGCGCGGAGCCTCGCCCGCACCATCGCCTGCGCGCCGTTCCGGCGCCTGCACGGGCTGCGCCTGGACGCCAGGGACCGGCTGTTCGTGCTGAGCGAGGATCGCGACGTGCTCCTCGGCTTCGACGCGCCGGAGCGGGCCGAACGGCCGGACCGGGCAATGGGGACCGGTGGCATCAAGGGCCACCTCTTCTCCCTGTCGCGGGACGGCGAGACGGCGTACGTCGCCAACATCCTGTCGAACACCGTGAGCCGGGTCAGGCCCTTCGCGCCGGCCGAGTCGCCCCGCATCGCCGCGACCGGGCTGTGGCCGGAGGGCAACGCGCTCTCCCCCGACGAGGCGACCCTCTACGTCGCCAACCGCCGCAGCGCGACCCTCACGGCGCTCGCCACCGAGGCGATGACGGTGACCCGCACCATCCCGACCCGGGGCGACGTGGTGCGGGTCGATTGCGGGCCGGAGGGCGACCTGATCCTGGCGAACTACGGCGAGAAGAGCCTGTCGCTCCTCGATCCCGCGCTCAAGGAGACGGCGACCGTCCCGCTCGGGGCCGCGCCGGTGGCGCTCGTCCGCCATCCGTCGAGTCCGCTCGCCTTCGCGGCCCTGGAGGACGACCGGATCGCGGTCGTCGACCTCGACGGGCGACGCGTCCAGGGCACTCTCGCCACCGGGCGCGAGCCGGACGTGATGGTGCTGCTGCCCGGGTGA
- a CDS encoding DUF3095 domain-containing protein: protein METITPAEPPGFRYADLTPATDFLSILDDALYRAVPEGWWVAVTDVVDSTGAIAAGRYRAVNFVGAAVIAALRNALGRRDLPFVFGGDGASVLVAPDEEEAARDALAATVTWSRDAMGLALRAALVPVAAIRAAGHAVEVARYAPSPDVAYAMFMGGGLAFAERALKQGLYAVAAAPAGTQPDLTGLTCRFEPAKARHGLILSILVVAAEGADRDAARAAIADVVRLAAEAPARGHPLPPGGPALHWPPPGFAHEVRARGPLWGSLTLRRLHVLGATLVAHLIFRLRLRVGGFSPPRYLDELVANADFRKYDDGLRMTVDCGPDLAARIEARLEAAEAAGLVRFGLHRQAAALTTCITPVAALRDHVHFVDGEDGGYARAAQAMKAKDAARRG from the coding sequence ATGGAGACGATCACCCCCGCGGAGCCCCCCGGCTTCCGCTACGCGGACCTGACCCCGGCGACCGACTTCCTCAGCATCCTCGACGACGCGCTCTACCGCGCCGTTCCGGAGGGGTGGTGGGTGGCGGTGACCGACGTGGTCGATTCGACGGGCGCCATCGCGGCGGGGCGCTACCGGGCGGTGAACTTCGTCGGCGCCGCGGTGATCGCGGCCCTGCGCAATGCCCTCGGGCGGCGCGACCTGCCCTTCGTGTTCGGGGGCGACGGGGCGAGCGTGCTGGTGGCGCCCGACGAGGAAGAGGCGGCGCGGGACGCCCTCGCCGCGACGGTGACGTGGTCCCGCGACGCGATGGGGCTCGCCTTGCGCGCCGCCCTGGTGCCGGTGGCGGCGATCCGTGCGGCCGGCCACGCGGTCGAGGTGGCCCGCTACGCGCCCTCGCCGGACGTCGCCTACGCGATGTTCATGGGCGGCGGCCTCGCCTTCGCGGAGCGCGCCCTCAAGCAGGGGCTCTACGCCGTCGCAGCGGCGCCCGCGGGCACGCAGCCGGACCTCACCGGGCTGACCTGCCGGTTCGAGCCGGCGAAGGCGCGCCACGGCCTGATCCTGTCGATCCTGGTGGTCGCGGCCGAGGGCGCCGACCGGGACGCCGCGCGGGCGGCGATCGCCGACGTGGTGCGGCTCGCCGCCGAGGCGCCGGCCCGCGGGCATCCCCTGCCGCCCGGCGGACCGGCCCTGCATTGGCCGCCGCCGGGCTTCGCCCACGAGGTCCGGGCGCGCGGTCCCCTGTGGGGCTCCCTCACTCTGCGCCGCCTTCACGTCCTCGGGGCGACGCTCGTCGCCCACCTGATCTTCCGCTTGCGGTTGCGCGTCGGCGGCTTCTCGCCGCCCCGCTACCTCGACGAGCTGGTGGCGAACGCCGATTTCCGGAAATACGACGACGGCCTGCGCATGACCGTCGATTGCGGGCCCGACCTCGCGGCACGGATCGAGGCGCGGCTGGAGGCGGCCGAGGCGGCGGGGCTGGTGCGGTTCGGCCTGCACCGCCAGGCCGCGGCGCTCACCACCTGCATCACCCCGGTCGCGGCGTTGCGCGACCACGTCCACTTCGTCGACGGCGAGGATGGGGGCTATGCCCGCGCCGCGCAGGCGATGAAGGCCAAGGACGCGGCGCGGCGCGGCTGA
- a CDS encoding DUF2312 domain-containing protein, whose amino-acid sequence MPDADVASSGVAAEELKQFIERIERLEEEKAGLQGDIKDVMLELKGRGFDVKAVRTILRLRKKDHSERQEEEAILELYMQALGMA is encoded by the coding sequence ATGCCGGACGCCGACGTCGCCTCGTCGGGCGTCGCCGCCGAGGAGCTCAAGCAGTTCATCGAGCGCATCGAGCGCCTGGAGGAGGAGAAGGCCGGCCTCCAGGGCGACATCAAGGACGTGATGCTGGAGCTCAAGGGCCGCGGCTTCGACGTCAAGGCGGTGCGCACCATCCTGCGCCTGCGCAAGAAGGACCATTCGGAGCGCCAGGAGGAAGAGGCGATCCTGGAGCTGTACATGCAGGCGCTGGGGATGGCGTAG
- a CDS encoding DUF1244 domain-containing protein has product MDGIDETTRTELEAAVFRRLVSHLQGRTDVQNIDLMNLAGFCRNCLSNWLKDAADQRGLALTKDQSREHVYGMPYDEWKARHQSEATPEQASAFAAQAEKH; this is encoded by the coding sequence ATGGACGGCATCGACGAGACCACCCGCACCGAGCTCGAGGCCGCGGTCTTCCGCCGCCTGGTGTCGCACCTCCAGGGGCGCACCGACGTGCAGAACATAGACCTGATGAACCTCGCCGGCTTCTGCCGCAACTGCCTGTCGAACTGGCTCAAGGACGCGGCCGACCAGCGCGGCTTAGCCCTCACCAAGGACCAGAGCCGCGAGCACGTCTACGGCATGCCCTACGACGAGTGGAAGGCGCGCCACCAGAGCGAGGCGACCCCCGAGCAGGCGTCCGCCTTCGCGGCGCAGGCGGAGAAGCACTGA
- a CDS encoding N-formylglutamate amidohydrolase has product MTAVPSPHPPQPVETIPGDPACGLLLLCDHASNAVPPDLDNLGVAAPHFERHIAYDIGAAAVTRALARRLGAPALLTTFSRLIIDPNRGRTDPTLVMRLSDGAIVPGNARIGPEGIAERLARFYDPYDQAIDAGVDAAFAAGAPPAIVTVHSFTPAWRGVARPWQVGILWDRDDRLARPLIEGLRADPAGFTVGDNQPYGGGLPGDTIDRHAMARGLPNALIEIRQDLIGDAAGAEEWAARFAALLGPLVARA; this is encoded by the coding sequence ATGACCGCCGTCCCCTCTCCCCACCCGCCCCAGCCCGTCGAGACGATCCCCGGCGATCCGGCCTGCGGATTGCTGCTCCTCTGCGACCACGCCTCGAACGCGGTGCCGCCGGACCTCGACAACCTCGGGGTCGCGGCGCCGCATTTCGAGCGGCACATCGCCTACGACATCGGGGCGGCGGCGGTGACGCGCGCGCTCGCCCGCCGGCTCGGGGCGCCGGCGCTGCTGACCACCTTCTCGCGCCTCATCATCGATCCCAATCGCGGCCGCACCGACCCGACCCTGGTGATGCGCCTCTCGGACGGGGCGATCGTGCCGGGCAATGCCCGGATCGGGCCGGAGGGGATCGCGGAGCGGCTGGCGCGCTTCTACGATCCCTACGACCAGGCGATCGACGCAGGCGTGGACGCCGCGTTTGCCGCAGGCGCGCCGCCCGCCATCGTGACCGTGCACAGCTTCACCCCGGCCTGGCGCGGGGTGGCGCGGCCCTGGCAGGTCGGCATCCTGTGGGACCGGGACGACCGCCTCGCCCGTCCGCTGATCGAAGGCCTGCGGGCGGATCCTGCCGGCTTCACCGTCGGCGACAACCAGCCCTATGGCGGCGGCCTGCCCGGCGACACGATCGACCGCCACGCCATGGCGCGGGGGCTGCCCAACGCCCTGATCGAGATCCGCCAGGACCTGATCGGCGATGCGGCCGGGGCGGAGGAGTGGGCCGCGCGATTCGCCGCGCTGCTGGGTCCGTTGGTCGCCCGCGCTTGA
- a CDS encoding DMT family transporter has protein sequence MSRTPLPGLVASAGPAADLGPASLGSAIAALVAGALAMGLSPVLVRFVSPEVGPFASAFWRVALALPALYGWMRWEEARAPHLRRALAPSVLLAGLVFAGDLLFWHLAILGTTVANATFFATTAPVFVVLFAWIGLRRRPAGRTLLGLLVCLVGGATLVGQSVQVDPARLAGDRDGVVTAIFFALYFLTVERARALGLGAARVTFVASCITAVVLLGAVAWLETRPVLPHSLSAALGLLGLALVSHAGGQGLLAVALGRLPAGFSSLVIFLEAVAAAILAWILLGEALGPLQVLGGGLILAGIAVARPRRSARTA, from the coding sequence ATGTCCCGCACCCCCCTGCCCGGCCTCGTCGCCTCCGCCGGTCCCGCAGCCGATCTCGGCCCGGCCAGTCTCGGTTCCGCCATTGCCGCCCTCGTCGCCGGCGCCCTGGCGATGGGGCTGTCGCCGGTCCTGGTGCGGTTCGTCAGCCCCGAGGTCGGCCCCTTCGCCAGCGCGTTCTGGCGCGTCGCCCTGGCGCTGCCGGCGCTCTACGGCTGGATGCGGTGGGAGGAGGCCCGGGCGCCGCATCTGCGCCGCGCCCTCGCGCCCTCGGTGCTCCTCGCCGGTCTCGTCTTCGCGGGCGACCTGCTGTTCTGGCACCTCGCCATCCTGGGGACCACGGTAGCCAACGCCACCTTCTTCGCCACCACGGCGCCGGTCTTCGTGGTGCTGTTCGCCTGGATCGGCCTGCGCCGCCGGCCCGCCGGGCGCACGCTTCTCGGCCTCCTCGTCTGCCTCGTCGGCGGCGCCACCCTGGTCGGGCAGTCGGTCCAGGTCGATCCGGCCCGCCTCGCCGGCGACCGGGACGGGGTCGTCACCGCGATCTTCTTCGCGCTCTACTTCCTGACCGTCGAGCGCGCCCGGGCGTTAGGCCTGGGCGCCGCCCGCGTCACCTTCGTGGCCTCCTGCATCACGGCCGTCGTGCTGCTCGGCGCCGTCGCATGGCTCGAGACCCGCCCGGTGCTGCCGCACTCGCTCAGCGCCGCCCTCGGCCTCCTGGGCCTCGCCCTCGTCAGCCATGCCGGCGGCCAGGGCCTGCTCGCGGTGGCGCTCGGGCGCCTGCCCGCCGGCTTCTCCTCCCTGGTGATCTTCCTGGAGGCCGTGGCCGCCGCGATCCTGGCCTGGATCCTCCTCGGCGAGGCCCTCGGCCCCCTCCAGGTGCTCGGCGGCGGCCTGATCCTGGCCGGCATCGCGGTCGCGCGGCCCCGGCGGTCCGCCCGGACAGCTTAG
- a CDS encoding glycerate kinase type-2 family protein, with amino-acid sequence MTDASTPETSSSETRALLLRLLDAGVTAAHPRGCLVPHLPPVPAGRLVILGAGKAGASMAALAERHYRAQGVDPARIAGLAVARHGYGEPAGVIEVVEAGHPVPDEAGIAATRRALDLAASAGPDDLVLVLLSGGGSANWIAPAGALTLPEKQGITRALLRSGAAIDEINCVRKHLSRIKGGRLAGAARHAGRILTLAISDVPRDDPAVIASGPTVPDPTTLADARAICARRGIPLPSSAEALLNDPANESPKPGDPAFAHSEFRIIARPVDALNAAAAAAQAAGYEPVLLGADLEGEAREVAAAQAGLAREMAAAGRKAALISGGELTVTIRGEGQGGPNQEYALALALALDGAPGIAALSADTDGTDGGRGEATDPAGAMIDPTTLARAAAAGLDARASLGENDSTPFFDRLGDLVRPGPTRTNVNDLRIILVG; translated from the coding sequence GTGACCGATGCCTCAACCCCGGAGACCTCTTCCTCGGAGACCCGCGCCCTGCTGCTGCGCCTGCTCGATGCGGGCGTCACGGCCGCCCACCCGCGCGGCTGCCTGGTGCCGCACCTGCCTCCGGTGCCGGCCGGGCGGCTGGTGATCCTCGGTGCCGGCAAGGCCGGGGCCAGCATGGCGGCGCTCGCCGAGCGGCATTACCGGGCGCAAGGGGTCGATCCTGCCCGCATCGCCGGCCTCGCGGTGGCCCGCCACGGCTACGGCGAGCCGGCCGGGGTGATCGAGGTGGTGGAGGCCGGCCACCCGGTGCCGGACGAGGCCGGGATCGCGGCGACGCGACGCGCCCTCGATCTCGCGGCCTCCGCCGGCCCGGACGATCTCGTGCTGGTGCTCCTCTCCGGCGGCGGCTCGGCGAACTGGATCGCGCCGGCCGGCGCCCTGACGCTTCCCGAGAAGCAGGGCATCACCCGGGCGCTGCTGCGCTCGGGCGCCGCGATCGACGAGATCAACTGCGTGCGCAAGCACCTCTCGCGCATCAAGGGCGGGCGCCTGGCAGGGGCTGCCCGCCATGCCGGCCGGATCCTGACGCTCGCGATCTCCGACGTGCCGCGGGACGACCCGGCGGTGATCGCCTCGGGTCCGACGGTGCCGGACCCGACCACGCTGGCGGATGCCCGGGCGATCTGCGCCCGCCGGGGCATCCCGCTGCCGTCCTCCGCCGAGGCGCTGCTGAACGACCCCGCCAACGAGAGCCCGAAGCCCGGCGACCCGGCCTTCGCCCATAGCGAGTTCCGCATCATCGCCCGGCCGGTCGACGCCCTGAACGCCGCCGCCGCCGCCGCGCAGGCCGCCGGCTACGAGCCGGTTCTGCTCGGCGCCGACCTCGAGGGCGAGGCCCGCGAGGTGGCGGCCGCGCAGGCGGGCCTCGCCCGCGAGATGGCCGCCGCCGGACGAAAGGCCGCGCTGATCTCCGGCGGCGAACTGACCGTGACCATCCGGGGCGAGGGCCAGGGCGGGCCGAACCAGGAATACGCGCTCGCGCTCGCGCTCGCCCTCGACGGCGCCCCCGGCATCGCCGCCCTCTCGGCCGATACCGACGGCACCGATGGCGGCCGCGGCGAGGCCACCGACCCGGCCGGGGCGATGATCGACCCGACGACGCTGGCCCGTGCGGCGGCGGCGGGGCTCGACGCGCGGGCAAGCTTGGGAGAGAACGACTCGACACCGTTCTTCGACCGGCTCGGCGACCTCGTCCGGCCCGGGCCCACCCGCACCAACGTCAATGACCTCCGCATCATCCTGGTTGGCTGA
- a CDS encoding DUF1036 domain-containing protein, producing MTSASSWLADFLPLRRAALLLALPLALLGAGPARADLRMCNMTGSRIGIALGYRDSGGWVTEGWWNLSAKGCETLLKGALAARYYYVFAVDYDRGGEWSGRSLMCTRDREFTIRGVEDCLARGYDRNGFFEVDTGEQKSWTIQLTDPGRAGP from the coding sequence ATGACCTCCGCATCATCCTGGTTGGCTGACTTCCTTCCCCTCCGCCGCGCCGCCCTGCTCCTGGCCCTGCCTCTCGCCCTCCTGGGCGCCGGGCCGGCGCGGGCGGACCTGCGGATGTGCAACATGACCGGCAGCCGCATCGGCATCGCCCTCGGCTACCGGGATTCCGGCGGCTGGGTGACGGAGGGCTGGTGGAACCTCTCGGCCAAGGGCTGCGAGACGCTGCTCAAGGGTGCGCTCGCCGCCCGCTACTACTACGTCTTCGCGGTCGATTACGACCGCGGCGGCGAGTGGAGCGGCCGCTCGCTGATGTGCACCCGCGACCGCGAATTCACCATCCGGGGCGTCGAGGACTGTTTGGCCCGCGGCTACGACCGCAACGGCTTCTTCGAGGTCGATACGGGGGAGCAGAAGAGCTGGACGATCCAGCTGACGGATCCGGGGCGGGCGGGGCCGTGA
- a CDS encoding BrnA antitoxin family protein → MTGTSKPERPSLLTSEEDWDIDGEIPPPTAEELAQLRPARKVLPPEVYAAPPSRGGRPRAERPKQLVSLRLDPDVVETFKATGPGWQTRMNEVLAEAARKLRAA, encoded by the coding sequence ATGACCGGCACGTCGAAACCTGAGCGGCCTTCTCTCCTGACCTCCGAAGAGGATTGGGACATTGATGGCGAGATCCCGCCTCCGACGGCTGAGGAACTGGCCCAGCTGCGTCCCGCCCGCAAGGTCTTGCCGCCCGAGGTCTATGCGGCGCCGCCGAGCCGCGGCGGCCGGCCGAGAGCCGAGCGGCCCAAGCAGCTCGTGAGCCTGCGCCTGGACCCGGACGTGGTTGAGACCTTCAAGGCGACCGGACCGGGCTGGCAGACGCGGATGAACGAGGTGCTGGCCGAGGCGGCGCGCAAGTTGCGGGCGGCCTGA
- a CDS encoding BrnT family toxin, whose amino-acid sequence MKIGFDKPKRQRNREKHGFDFADFKRCFDRDTALVPPARPGRTRRTRDLLIGLWNGDVVALAVVSPLGSEALSLVGLRRADEQEREAYDRHVET is encoded by the coding sequence ATGAAGATCGGTTTTGATAAACCGAAGCGGCAGCGGAACCGGGAGAAGCACGGCTTCGACTTCGCCGATTTCAAGCGCTGCTTCGACCGTGACACGGCGCTGGTGCCGCCAGCCCGGCCAGGCCGCACGCGCCGCACCCGCGACCTCCTCATCGGCCTCTGGAACGGGGACGTCGTCGCGCTCGCGGTGGTGTCGCCTCTCGGCAGCGAGGCATTGTCCCTCGTCGGCCTTCGCCGCGCGGACGAACAGGAAAGGGAAGCCTATGACCGGCACGTCGAAACCTGA